In one Nicotiana sylvestris chromosome 8, ASM39365v2, whole genome shotgun sequence genomic region, the following are encoded:
- the LOC138876104 gene encoding uncharacterized protein has protein sequence MGDSIVVDRVYHSCVVTIGGLKTSVDLILLDMVDFNVILGMDWLSPYHAILDCHAKIMNLALLGLPQLEWRGTLGHSTSRVISYMKARPMVEKGFLDYLVYVRDSSVEVPSMDSVLVVREFPEVFLADLPGMPPDRDINFCID, from the coding sequence ATGggggattctattgttgtagatcgtgtctatcactCATGTGTGGTTACCATTGGGGGTCTCAAGACTAGTGTAGATCTCATACTTCTCGACATGGttgatttcaatgtcattttggggatggattggttgtcaccttatcatgctatattggattgtcatgccaagatcaTGAACTTAGCATTGCTGGGGTTGCCtcaattggagtggagagggactcttggtcattctaccagcagggttatctcttatatgaaggctcgacctatggtcgagaagggttttTTGGATTATCTGgtttatgttcgtgattctagtgtggaggttccttccatggattctgtaCTAGTTGTTCGGGAGTTCCCGGAGGTTTTTCTTGCAGACCTaccagggatgccacccgacagagatattaacttttgcattgattag